A window of the Lactuca sativa cultivar Salinas chromosome 7, Lsat_Salinas_v11, whole genome shotgun sequence genome harbors these coding sequences:
- the LOC111904252 gene encoding probable glutathione S-transferase parC, with product MAGSEVVLLDTWVSVFGMRVRIAFMEKGVHYERREEDLINKSPLLLQMNPVHKKIPVLIHHGKPICESNIIVQYIDETWQNKSPPLLPSDPYLRAQARFWADYIDKKIYDAGRKIWSTKLGEEQEKAKKEFMDCMKVLEGQLGEKPYFMGESFGYVDIALVPFYCWFYAWEKFGNISIEKECPKLVAWAKRCMERESVSKTLPDPHKVYEFGLELQKKLGIN from the exons ATGGCGGGTTCCGAGGTTGTGCTGTTAGACACCTGGGTTAGCGTGTTTGGTATGCGGGTCAGAATTGCTTTTATGGAAAAGGGTGTCCACTATGAGCGCAGAGAAGAAGACTTGATCAACAAAAGCCCATTGCTCCTTCAGATGAACCCGGTTCACAAGAAAATCCCTGTTCTCATCCACCATGGAAAACCCATCTGTGAATCCAACATCATTGTTCAGTACATCGATGAGACATGGCAGAACAAGTCTCCACCATTGTTGCCCTCTGATCCTTATCTCAGAGCTCAGGCTAGGTTCTGGGCTGACTACATCGATAAGAAG ATATATGATGCTGGGAGGAAGATATGGAGTACAAAATTAGGAGAAGAGCAAGAAAAAGCGAAGAAGGAATTCATGGATTGCATGAAGGTGTTGGAAGGGCAGCTTGGGGAGAAGCCATATTTTATGGGGGAGAGCTTCGGGTATGTGGATATTGCACTGGTGCCTTTCTACTGCTGGTTTTATGCTTGGGAGAAGTTTGGGAATATAAGTATAGAGAAAGAGTGTCCAAAGCTGGTTGCATGGGCTAAAAGGTGCATGGAAAGAGAGAGTGTTTCCAAGACTCTTCCTGATCCTCACAAGGTTTACGAGTTTGGCTTGGAGTTGCAGAAAAAACTtggaataaattaa